A segment of the Neisseria chenwenguii genome:
TCAATCCAAGCCGTTTTCCGGCTCAGGTTTATTTGCGCCCACTTCAACTCCAAAACGTTCCGTTGCCTCAAACCCGTAGCCAAACTGAAAACCGCCATATCGGCTAGGTGCTCGGGCAAGGCGGCAATGAGATTCTGCGCTTCGTTCTGCGTCAGCCAGCGGATACGCCGTTTGGCTTCGCGGTATAACGTGATTTTCGGTACATCGTCCAACCATTGCCACTCATGCGCGGCTTTGTTCAAAATGGCACGGATAAGCGCGAGATAACGATTTTTAGTACTGTCGGAACAGGTCATACTGCCGACGGCCTGCATAATGAAATCACGGCTCATATCATGCAGCAAAATCCCTCGGAACTGGGACAGGCCGCGTAACCGGCTGATGTCGTCTTTGATGCTTTTCTTTTTGCCTCCCTGTTCCTTAATCCATCGGACGGCTGCTTCTTCCCACAGCCGTTCGGGCTTCTGCCCCAAATAATGCTGCTGCCACAGCTCATAGGCTAGTTTGTCATGCAGCCTTTGGGCTTCTTCACGGTTTTTAGTGCCAGCAGACTGTCGAATTCTGCGGCCGCTTTGCGTTGTGATGTCAACATACCATATGCCATTGTTTCGTTTGTAAATCGGCATTTTTCTTCACTCCTGCTTTCGAGTGAAGCCTGCAACCGTGCATTTTCCAAATCAGTGAGAAATGCGTCAAGTGCAGACTTGGTGATACAGTAGGATCGGCCGGGTTTGGATGCTTTCAGACGGCCTTCCCGAATATGTTCCCGAATGGTTTCAGGATGACATTTGCAGTATGCTGCCGCTTCAACAACATTAAATGTGAGCTGCATCAAACCCTCCCAATTTCAAAAATCG
Coding sequences within it:
- a CDS encoding helix-turn-helix domain-containing protein, with translation MQLTFNVVEAAAYCKCHPETIREHIREGRLKASKPGRSYCITKSALDAFLTDLENARLQASLESRSEEKCRFTNETMAYGMLTSQRKAAAEFDSLLALKTVKKPKGCMTN